From the Catharus ustulatus isolate bCatUst1 chromosome 2, bCatUst1.pri.v2, whole genome shotgun sequence genome, the window tgaacgggcacctggggatgctccagcctggatggaGATCACCCACAGCCCAAAAGCACCCCAAGGCACAGCTGGCATTTCCTGCTGATGGCAGCATGGGACACTTGCAGAGGGGCTCAGGCAGCAATTCCCAGTTCCAACCTCGCAGAGGTCCCACACAGCTGCCAGGTGAGTTCcagccaccccaaaacccttcccttccagcctgaggccatcattcagcagcagcattccagcCAATGCAATCTTCCCTCACAGGTACTAAATCCCATACAACAGCCTGCAGAAATGCCTTAAAATCAGAGGTTTGGGTGGGATGAAGTTTTGTTTGGATGAAGATGGGAGTTTTTCAGGAAGCCAGCTGGAAGTACAGAAGGGATAGAAAGCTTTTACAGGTGAGTCCCACTGGAGGTGTGCTGAAGGCAGGGATGTGCACCCTTTCCTGGGGGAAAAGAACTTGCTCAGGCTCTGAAAGGACTGAGTTTCTGAAAGGAGAGATGTTCTcctgtgggcacagggtgggagtgcctccagcccctgccttctcctgcttgAAAACATCACCTGGAGCCTGAGCTCAGGGGGATTAAATCACCTGGAATCCGGGCAACTCTGTCCAGTGCCCCCAGGGACATGGGTGGGGCCGGGGGATGAGGGTTTAAAAGAGCAAATTCTTTGGAATATTTACCTGTCCCTTTCCCGATGCTGCAGAGCTTCCTTGGAAGTTCTGCCggttcctggcacagctggtgttcaaggggcagctctgcatgGGAATATCCACATTCCATGAGGCACTGTGAGGTTATGGCAGTGGGAATTGagcagggaatttggggctaTGGGGTAATTCATGGGAACCAGCAAAGCTgacagggaaccccaaatctgggTGCTGCACAGAGAACAATCTGTGTGCTGCCCTGTCAGCTCaagcccctgggctgggaaattttgggagtCAAATGTATGGACTTATATAAATCACAGTAACTGGCATCACCCAGAGGGACAATCCACGTCCCAAACAATTTCTCCACAATCCACTCAGGGGGAAAACACTGTACCTGCTAGGAGCTCtgactctgcttttcctgagcaTTGTTAGGGCCACCATGAGggctttaaaattcaaataaaccccaaatcccacacgGTGACTAATCTGAACAAAGAAGTGCATTGTTGTCATAAAAGCTCAAAACTCTGTTATGAATTCTGTGACAACAATATAATAGATTCCCAAGAACCTCATTAATGCTCttagtttcatttttatatatattttaatccCTCTTTGACAGCTTGTAAGATTTACCTTGCAATTCAGAAGTCAAGCAGGAATGACTTTGGATCGAGCTTCGCTCTGGTCCCATTTTGTGCAAACACAACTCGTGCCAGGGTGACTGAACTCAGCACCTCAGCTTTTCCCTCCAAAATATCCCCTCCTCATTTCCCTGTAGATGAGCTCAGATCCACTCCTTACCTGCACTGGTCATCCAAGTGTCCATTCTGTTCCACACAGGCCCTGGTGACCCCAGGGAGGTCCCtttgcctttctcctgcccctgtgctcGCTCTCTCCGGCCTCATCCCGCACGgagcctctcctcccttcctcacCGGCTGCTGCCAAGGCAGGAGGACACAGAGTCCCAAgtgctgagccctccctgctACTGCTGGAGAGCCCTGGCCAGGGGCCtcagatttcccagagaaattgtcTCCTGGGCTCCCTTTGGTTACCTCAGCACTCTCTCAGAAATGCCACTTCCCTCCCCTTGACATCCCCTCACATGTTCCTACACAAACACTTCTTGTGCCCCCTCTAAATCACCCTGGGTTTTCAGCTAAAGGAATGGCATGACCCATGGCCTCTGCTCATGATTCACCCAGCAAAAATTGACAGCAAATGTTGCTTGGGCTTTAAGAACTAGAAATAACTTTGAAGCAAAAGAAatcaccttttccttctgtttttcttctttcagatgcTGGACTTGCCTCTGTGGATGTGTGCTGAGCTCTCGCTGCAGGGGACTGTCAGGCCCAAATGGCTGTGAGTTGGTGTTCTTCTCCCTGGGGAAtcagaaatattattaattagaccacagaaatgttttctgaaacctttcccctttcctgccctttGCTGGTACATCTTCTCTTTGTGCCTTTGAATTTTCAGCTGTTCCCTGATGTCATTTCCCCTGCCTAACTTCTGTGCAGACCCTagctgggaaaaactgggataacttagaggggacagaggtgacattTTTAGCTGGATTTTTCTAAAATGTCTAAttatactgaaattatttccagttgCCCAGTGAGAAGAACACAAACTCACAGCCATTGAGGCCTGACAGTCACTGAGGGAACTCTGACCCAGCATTAATGAGTAACATTTCCTGGGAGCAGTCATCACCCCAGTCCTCCAGCCTTGGCAAGGTTTTGCAGTCAATGGACCCAAGTTCTAATGCTTAACCTGAATTTCTGTCAGCTTTTGTTAGAAAGATACTGGACAGTAACTCAtgaaacagcatttcaaaattacaCAAAGATTAAGAGCCCCAGACCAAACCACTCCCATCACTTTTGGGAGAAATAGTGATATGGTTTATAAATCCTCTCCTTCCATGCTATTCAGTCCTTCACTGCACATCCTCAGAGAGGATTTACTCCATCTCTTGTTCCCAACAGCACCTCTCtctccagcacaaatcccacctggcacagacacagagggaGCAGACCTAAGGCCAtggttccagcagcagctctgtccccagagggAAACAGCCTGATGGCACACGGCTCTGGCACCCCAtttcctcctgttcctgctgacCTGCAAAGCCACAGGTAAACGCAGTCCCTCAGACCTTGCACCCCTGAacaccaggagagctgcagtttCACCCAGACCCCAGATTCCCTAGGCAGTTAATCTCAGCTGGCAGCAAAAGAGGAAGCCTGCAGCCCTCTGACTTaccccacagcacaggcaggaccaggagccctccagggcagagccctggtgctgaAGCCTCCTGGCTTTGGCTGCTCAAACACCACAGATTTTGGCAAAGATGGGAGGAGTGTAATGctttttcctgttctgaaagagaggaagaaaagaatattAAGTCCACTGCAGAAGTCAGAGGATCCCAGCTTTCATATATCTGCTCTGATTGCTCACTGTGGGGTTTTATCTGTAACAGGTGACACTAATTCAGAGTATccatttccagcatttttattcctatttcaGACATTAGAAATATGCTAATTTTTCTTACTGCATTCTTTGcctaattttaataaaatcattttCATCCCAGATGCCTCTTGTCAGTTATTCAATCCTTTACCCCTGGACTTTGCACAAAGGAACACCTGGGGTTGTGCATCACACGAAATCCCAAAGAGAAACCCCTCCAAAACCTGCCAGAGAGAGGTTTTGAGGCACTCCAGAACACAGAGAGCTGTTCATACCTTGTCAGGCCACACCAATTCTGTCACATccacctgagctgtgcaggtgagGCAGAGGCTCCCCTTCCTCCTAGGGAATTACTGTCTGAGACCAGAGATGTCCATCCTGGGCAGCACCTGGAAATAACAAGGGAAAGGCAAACAGAGagtgttttctgtcagaaaaagaGTAAGAATAGTAATCAGAACTTCTAGACAAACTTAGTAACAtcattttcatatgaaaaataCAGGCCATGCCCATCCTTCCAGCCCAGTTGAAAACCAGAAGGAGAACTACAGGCAAAGCAGAGTCCCTTATTTGGATGTATTTCCTAAAGACTCTTCTGCTTTGTATGCTCTTTGTGTTCTCTAAAAGAATGGATTGCTGctaaaaaaatctcaggcacaggcaggacaaggtagctgcagctggagagccagggagctgcaggacctTGGCACACCAGGGATAAGAGCAGGGGAGGTGTggggagagagctggagaagtgaAGGAACAGGCATTTTCTTTAGATTCATCAGTGCTGGGAACTTGGAGAACAGGTGCTGCTGCATGCATCAAGGACAGAATGCCCATGGCTTGGTTGTTTTCCTTGGCTCATAACCCCCAGCTTCACCCCCTgtccagaggagcagagaattcctgcagggaaagggggaCTCTGGTCCCACTCCAGGGATGTGTCAGTAAAGAAGGGGAGGTGTTTGGAGGAAATGACCACAACAATCAAACCCAACAGACACTGAAATGAAGAACATTGAGCTGCAACACCAGGTGctcacagcaggcagaggcaggaggtgcaCACAGGACCAAGCAGTACCACTGCACTTGGTTTTTGTGCTTGCATGTATTTTAGTTCTGCTTCCCttctcagctgctcttctgccAAGGTCAGTTCCATTTTCAGAAGCCTGTGTCACGTGCAGTCAAGGCTGGAAATCCTCACTTAGGATTTCCATGTCACATCTGGATTTGCCAGGAAGCACGTGCACACACAGACGCCCATTTCTGTGACAGGCCACCCAGAAATCATGTAACCAACCCAGCAACTTGCTcctcactgccccacctggaaatacattaaaaaaccagaaaaaacaacaaccacaCAACAACCCACAGAAGACAGAGCTTAGTGCAGCAACATCTTAATATTCTGCCCACTGATggagagaaagcaggaaagctgTTCCTCCAGTTCTGCACCAAGCAGTTTGGAACAGCCACTATtgccctcacctgcagctgtggcagcctccctccttccttcagcCTTGCTCTGATTTCTGAGGGGCCAGAGGCACCACACAACCCAAAAGTATCAGCACTCACACCCAGTGCTAGCACAGACATCTTCACGTTCCACCTTTGGgcaaacaaaccccaggatgTTTTTGCCTTCCCCATAAACTTGGCCAATTTCATCCAATTTCATTCCCATTTATCAAGGCTACAGACCCTGTATGGCTCTGGGGTCAGAGCCACTCTGGCACAAAAACCCAAGGGAAGACTGGAGGGGAAAATCCAAGAGCAAATTGAGATCCCAATATGCAATGAAGGCCTGCTTCTGGCAGGTTCCTTGTGGCTTTTGGGGCACAAGAAAAGCCTTTAGACTGTACAAACATACATGAAAACCCCACACCAAGACCACACTTGGCTTTAAAGATGCTGCACTTAATGTTACAGACACAGAACTGCTTTGGGATTTGGCATTTTCTGCACCCACACAAACATTAAAAGTATGAAGTGCACAGCCCTGAAATTCAGTTATTCCAATTTTACTGACATACCAAAATCCacagcaatattaaaaaaaggaaaagcaactcctcccctgcccaccccctcTCAAGTTTCCAGTTTTAGGGCTCTCTCAAGAACAGgttaaagaaaagaagaaaagcccaAGGCCTACTATCAGCTAGTGTACCAACCAcccatttttcacagattttcatTACACCTGATGGCTTctctaagaaaattaatttgtatgAGTAAAAGCCCGCCCAGTAGGGGCTGGTGTTTCTGAGCCCACCTCACAGGTAAAGGACCAGAGGAGGAGTGGCACAGGGGGATCCAAAAGTGCCCAAGAGAGGTTCCAGTTCACTGTGTTTGGGCAGGATTATTTGAAACCAaagtgctctgcagctgccccaaGCCTGGagttcacagaaacaaaacaagctcCCCCTCCTGCCTCATTCTCTGCCTTCTCTCATCAAGGGAGAATCACATCATGCAAATGACAATAGAGAAGTTGGTAACACCAGTCCAGTGCCCCAGGATGGCTGGCACCAGGGTTCACTCCCTCCTCTGGCAGATGGAACTTAAACCCAGGTGTTGTGGGATTTAAAGGGTAAAGCCCAGCTTTGCCACTTGCTGTTCCACTCCCTCCCAtgtttgcagagcaggaatATTGCTGGGTTCTGTATTACATCCCAAAGCTGCCCTGGGAGTACTGCTGGAAGCCAGAACACCCTCCCCTTCTCAGACACCACCTGACTAGCCAGCCTCACACTCCTCCAAGggtaaaaaaaccacaaaccagtAAAAAATGGGTATTTTACCCCAACCAGGACCTATTCAGAGGTCAAATATCCCACACTGTGTTCCTGAGCATTCCCAAGGCTTTTTGACAGGGAAGTAAAATTTCACACATGTAGGACCATTTAGCTTGTAACAACATCCTCCATGAACCTTCCCACATGAAAGCCCAGGTGTTTGTAACATCCTCAGTAGCACATTGCACATAAAGTATCGGGTCCCTTGGTACAAGAGCCCCAGCAGAACCTCCTGCACAAAGAGCCATTTCCCTTGTAACAACACCCTCAGTAAAACTTCCCAGATGAAGGACCAGGTCCTGTGTGACACCAacctctgtgcagcagcaagcacagccTTTACCTGGAACTCACAGAATCAATGCAGCAAGAAAATCAACAGAATCAACTCACAGAATCTAAGCAGCCCCAGCAAGAAAAacatgggattttggggaaccAAGGAATGGAGGAGTTGTCctgttccagctctgcctcctctgccagcagcaggggagaTGCAGCTCTCAACCATAAGTTCAACCTCCCAAAGTCACCTGGCAACACTCACTATGAGCCCCAAGGTCCCAGTACACCATCTATGTGCTATCCCAGGAAGTTCAGTTGGTCTTTGTGGGACAAAACCTCTTGTGGGCCCAAGACTCTAATCCCTGCCACCTGAACTGTCCAGCTGTAGGATCAGTGTTCTAAACAAACATTGGATCCTTAAAGGCAGAGTCTGTCACCCTCTGTAAAACCCAAGGGGAGAGCAAGGCTCCAAAGGCAGCCTCTgatgctgcctccagcccctgctgctgcaaacaTTGCCCAGGACTTGGTACAGATGGGATCGAGCCTCTGCACAGTGGGCAGAGGGTGGCAAACCCGAGAGATTGatggaaatgaaacaaatgatTGATTCGAATGGACGCTGATGAGGCTGAAAGCCCCACCCCAGAACtgttccctgctcagctcaggagctggaactgctgGTGCAGGGCACCAGGTCTGAAGGATCGCTGCGGCTCTGACATTGAAGCCAGCAAAAACAATGACCAAAGAGAAACAGATCCTTACCTGGTTCGATGCCCCCATCTCTGGCTCCTCCTCACGggggttccctgctccagggaggaaTGTGCACACAGCTCCCGACACCTGGGCTAAGACGCTGTCCCTACCAAGCAGAAGACAAGGGGTTAACAAAGCTTTGGACACGTTCTGGCCTCAGAAtagttagacaaaacatccATCAACGTGGATCTTTAATAAGGACAGCTTGCACCTAGGCTTGCAATAGACTTTTGTGTGCTATTTCCTCAAAGTCTCTGTTTCAATGCGCTTTGATATTAGAAGTGCTTAAACAAGATTTACCGTGAGCTCTGCACCCTGCCACGCTCCAAGCCCTAAGGAAGAGCGAGATATCCTCACACTCAtccaggctgaggcagctctCGTGTATGGAGGGAGATGCAGACACACATTTCAAAATCACCCCTGCCCCGAGAGTGTCCAGACCCGGGAAAAAGCTGTTCCCACCACCCTCCTGGGATTCCCTCCCTGCCACTTTGCTTCCAGCTTAGGAAGGTTTCTCTTGGGGGCATTTCAGCATCAcaaagggcttttccaacctcaaagATTCCATGGGATGCCCAGTGAGTGACCCAGCAGCACGCACAGATTATCCTGCCATGAGCCAGAGCACTCCAGGGCACCCTCGGAACggtgcagagagcaggacaAAGACACAGCTGCACCACTGATCCTGCTGTGTGCTTTCCCAGTGGGGCACGAACAGCACTTCCTCCCGATCCCAAGAgctccaaggaaaagaaatccctGTGAAGGTGGCACTGAAGATGCCACCACTCCTGCCCCAgaaccacagcccagcacattTCTGTGGGAGAGGGAATTATTTGTGCAGTTCAGAAGCTGCACATCCCTAAAGCATTCCCTTAGGAACATGAAAGTTCTCATGTCCATTTTGTGGTCCCATTTGTGATTTAAGCATATTTCAAGGCAGGTTAAATCAGAATGCATTCCAGCTGCAGTATCCTCATTTCTCACGGACTCTCAGCTGTTTCCAGGACTCCCATGAGGAAAATGATGGCTGTTTCCAGACGCAAATCCCCAATTTATCATTGATCACAACCACTACTCCTctgcccacctctgctccaCCCTTTACCCCTTTTACAGCCACGGCCCCATCCAGGACAAAAGGAGGCTCCCAGATGCCTCCTGAGacccaaatcattccagctgggtcagga encodes:
- the LOC117010953 gene encoding uncharacterized protein LOC117010953, with translation MSVRISRSSLGLGAWQGAELTPRCRELCAHSSLEQGTPVRRSQRWGHRTRCCPGWTSLVSDSNSLGGRGASASPAQLRTGKSITLLPSLPKSVVFEQPKPGGFSTRALPWRAPGPACAVGEKNTNSQPFGPDSPLQRELSTHPQRQVQHLKEEKQKEKQPVRKGGEAPCGMRPERASTGAGERQRDLPGVTRACVEQNGHLDDQCSASWNVDIPMQSCPLNTSCARNRQNFQGSSAASGKGQERVHIPAFSTPPVGLTCKSFLSLLYFQLAS